One Burkholderia pyrrocinia DNA segment encodes these proteins:
- a CDS encoding ABC transporter ATP-binding protein — protein MTALSSGPDTTMTDALLKLEHLDTFYGPVQVHFDVSFEVGRGQIVSLLGGNASGKSTTMKLILGLMRPRRGVVRFDGDDVTALATPQRVRCGIAAVPEARRLFGDMSVRENLLMGAYTRGDRAAVAEDYERALDLFPRVRERLAQRAGTLSGGEQQMLAMARALMARPKLICMDEPTMGLSPLYVDKVLELIDAINRQGVTVFMVEQNASLALEIAHFGYVLQTGRVVLEGSAKALLDDERVRDAYLGGEAVAG, from the coding sequence ATGACCGCGCTTTCCTCCGGACCCGACACGACCATGACCGACGCGCTGCTGAAACTCGAACACCTCGATACGTTCTACGGGCCGGTGCAGGTGCATTTCGACGTGAGCTTCGAAGTCGGCCGCGGGCAGATCGTCAGCCTGCTCGGCGGCAATGCGAGCGGCAAGTCGACGACGATGAAGCTGATTCTCGGGCTGATGCGGCCGCGTCGCGGCGTCGTGCGCTTCGACGGCGACGACGTGACGGCGCTCGCGACGCCGCAGCGCGTGCGGTGCGGGATCGCGGCCGTGCCCGAGGCGCGGCGGCTGTTCGGCGACATGAGCGTGCGCGAGAACCTGCTGATGGGTGCGTATACGCGCGGCGACCGCGCGGCGGTGGCGGAAGACTACGAGCGCGCGCTCGACCTGTTTCCGCGTGTGCGCGAGCGGCTCGCGCAGCGCGCCGGCACGCTGTCGGGCGGCGAGCAGCAGATGCTCGCGATGGCGCGCGCGCTGATGGCGCGGCCGAAGCTGATCTGCATGGACGAGCCGACGATGGGGCTGTCGCCGCTTTACGTCGACAAGGTGCTCGAACTGATCGATGCGATCAACCGGCAGGGCGTGACGGTGTTCATGGTCGAACAGAACGCGAGCCTCGCGCTGGAGATCGCGCACTTCGGGTATGTGTTGCAGACCGGACGTGTGGTGCTCGAAGGGTCGGCGAAGGCGTTGCTCGACGACGAGCGCGTGCGCGATGCGTATCTGGGCGGGGAGGCTGTGGCGGGGTAG
- a CDS encoding ABC transporter ATP-binding protein, with protein MTTHRPLLDVQGLTRRFDGVTALDGASLTLADGELLSVIGPNGAGKSTLFNLIAGADRPDAGRVTFDGRDITGTAPERLAALGIARTFQHGRVFGNLSVLDNVLIGAHARLRAARPGWPALGAAAEVLRALVRPASVRREEAALREEARAIVAGFGERLTPRIDHPAHSLSYANRRRVEIGRALALHPRLLLLDEPTAGMNETETAEMLQLIQSLKARGLTILLIEHKLELVMRVSDRVMVLDNGVKIAEGAPRDVRHDPRVIEAYLGRRHAGGAAAARTTQAAA; from the coding sequence ATGACGACCCATCGACCCTTGCTCGACGTGCAGGGCCTGACGCGCCGCTTCGACGGCGTGACCGCGCTCGACGGCGCGAGCCTGACGCTGGCCGACGGCGAACTGCTGAGCGTGATCGGGCCGAACGGCGCGGGCAAGTCGACGCTGTTCAACCTGATCGCGGGCGCCGACCGGCCCGATGCCGGCCGCGTGACGTTCGACGGCCGCGACATCACGGGCACGGCGCCTGAACGGCTCGCGGCGCTCGGCATCGCGCGCACGTTCCAGCACGGCCGCGTGTTCGGCAACCTGAGCGTGCTCGACAACGTGCTGATCGGCGCGCATGCGCGGCTGCGTGCGGCGCGGCCGGGGTGGCCCGCGCTCGGCGCGGCGGCCGAGGTGCTGCGCGCGCTCGTGCGGCCCGCATCGGTGCGGCGCGAGGAAGCGGCGCTGCGCGAAGAGGCGCGCGCGATCGTCGCCGGGTTCGGCGAACGGCTCACGCCGCGCATCGACCATCCGGCGCACAGCCTGTCGTATGCGAACCGGCGGCGCGTGGAGATCGGCCGCGCACTCGCGCTGCATCCGCGCCTGCTGCTGCTCGACGAACCGACGGCCGGGATGAACGAGACGGAGACGGCCGAGATGCTGCAACTGATCCAGTCGCTGAAGGCGCGCGGCCTGACGATCCTGCTGATCGAGCACAAGCTCGAACTCGTGATGCGCGTGTCGGACCGCGTGATGGTGCTCGACAACGGCGTGAAGATCGCCGAAGGCGCGCCGCGCGACGTGCGGCACGATCCGCGCGTGATCGAGGCATACCTCGGCCGTCGCCATGCGGGCGGTGCGGCCGCGGCGCGCACGACGCAGGCGGCCGCATGA
- a CDS encoding ABC transporter permease — MASWLDYTLNGLIVGNIYALLAVGLALIFGVSHLINFAHGSVYMVGAFIGWLCLTRFGLPLPVALAAVVVGCGALGVAIERIGLRPLRHAARIAPLLATIGISFILDQLAQLAFGADPRAVPTPLPDWHLRIAGATLGSLDLLIAGIGIAAAALLYGFLRFTRLGWAVRATAQDRDAALQMGVDVDRVNQTVFAIACALGGVSGLLVGMYYNSIDPAMGFQATLKGVVALLIGGLGNVPGAIAGSLLLGLVESYGVALFGTSYRDLFAFGLLIVFLVWRPNGLFSANRALPPEPMTGTFLAAAKAVRVPRPVLVVLIALAAVLPWLGASPYVLQTLTNAWLYGLLALSLTLVAGTVGQISLGHAALLVIGAYASALLSSDLGWSPAVTIPCAGAITAVLGTLLVYPAFRLRGHYVSIATLGIGEVVSLVILNWDGLTRGPLGVTGIAPLPWATTARAAYWFTFAVLVGFALVQVRLLRSHLGRTLRAVREDDVAARAHGIAPNRYKAIAFAVGGVAAGVSGGIAAHLYSYINHQTFDSQVSILALTMVILGGLGNVLGGIAGAVALIGLPELFRWAADYRMLIYGVVLLLLVRFRPQGLLGTV, encoded by the coding sequence ATGGCATCCTGGCTCGACTACACGCTCAACGGCCTCATCGTCGGCAACATCTATGCGCTGCTCGCGGTCGGGCTCGCGCTGATCTTCGGCGTGTCGCACCTGATCAACTTCGCGCACGGCTCGGTGTACATGGTCGGCGCGTTCATCGGCTGGCTGTGCCTGACGCGCTTCGGGTTGCCGCTGCCGGTCGCGCTCGCGGCGGTCGTCGTCGGCTGCGGCGCGCTCGGCGTCGCGATCGAGCGGATCGGGCTGCGGCCGCTGCGCCATGCGGCGCGGATCGCGCCGCTGCTCGCGACGATCGGCATCAGCTTCATCCTCGACCAGCTCGCGCAGCTCGCATTCGGCGCGGACCCGCGCGCGGTGCCGACGCCGCTGCCCGACTGGCACCTGCGGATCGCCGGCGCGACGCTCGGCTCGCTCGACCTGCTGATCGCGGGCATCGGCATCGCGGCGGCCGCGCTGCTGTACGGCTTCCTGCGCTTCACGCGGCTCGGCTGGGCCGTGCGCGCGACCGCGCAGGATCGCGACGCGGCGCTGCAGATGGGCGTCGACGTCGACCGCGTGAACCAGACCGTGTTCGCGATCGCGTGCGCGCTCGGCGGCGTGAGCGGGCTGCTGGTCGGCATGTACTACAACAGCATCGATCCGGCGATGGGCTTTCAGGCGACGCTGAAGGGCGTGGTCGCGCTCTTGATCGGCGGGCTCGGCAACGTGCCGGGCGCGATCGCGGGCAGCCTGCTGCTCGGTCTCGTCGAAAGCTACGGTGTCGCGCTGTTCGGCACGAGCTATCGCGACCTGTTCGCGTTCGGGCTGCTGATCGTGTTCCTTGTATGGAGGCCGAACGGCTTGTTCAGCGCGAACCGCGCGCTGCCGCCCGAGCCGATGACGGGCACCTTCCTCGCGGCCGCGAAAGCCGTGCGCGTGCCGCGCCCGGTGCTCGTCGTGCTGATTGCGCTGGCGGCCGTGCTGCCGTGGCTCGGCGCGTCGCCGTACGTGCTGCAGACGCTGACCAATGCCTGGCTGTACGGCCTGCTCGCGCTGAGCCTCACGCTCGTCGCGGGCACGGTCGGGCAGATTTCGCTCGGGCACGCGGCGCTGCTGGTGATCGGCGCGTATGCGTCGGCGCTGCTGTCGTCGGATCTCGGCTGGTCGCCGGCCGTGACGATCCCGTGCGCGGGCGCGATCACGGCCGTGCTCGGCACGCTGCTCGTCTATCCGGCGTTCCGGCTGCGCGGGCACTACGTGTCGATCGCGACGCTCGGCATCGGCGAAGTGGTGAGCCTCGTGATCCTGAACTGGGACGGCCTCACGCGCGGCCCGCTCGGCGTCACCGGCATCGCGCCGCTGCCGTGGGCGACGACCGCGCGCGCCGCGTACTGGTTCACGTTCGCGGTGCTCGTCGGGTTCGCGCTCGTGCAGGTGCGGCTGTTGCGCTCGCATCTCGGCCGCACGCTGCGCGCGGTGCGCGAGGACGATGTCGCCGCACGCGCGCACGGCATCGCGCCGAACCGCTACAAGGCGATCGCGTTCGCGGTCGGCGGCGTCGCGGCCGGCGTGAGCGGCGGCATCGCCGCGCACCTGTACAGCTACATCAATCACCAGACCTTCGATTCGCAGGTGTCGATCCTCGCGCTGACGATGGTGATCCTCGGCGGGCTCGGCAACGTGCTGGGCGGCATCGCCGGCGCGGTTGCGCTGATCGGGCTGCCCGAGCTGTTCCGCTGGGCGGCCGACTACCGGATGCTGATCTACGGCGTCGTGCTGCTGCTGCTCGTCCGGTTCCGGCCGCAGGGCTTGCTCGGCACGGTGTGA
- a CDS encoding ABC transporter substrate-binding protein — protein sequence MNVSGNDARGAWRRVLGTVAALAAAWGLSTGGVLAAGVSGEPVVVGVSGPLTGQDAQYGEQWKRGFDLALDEINGSGGIHGRPLAVDFQDSRSDPRQAVAIAQKFVADPRIAIELGDFSSATSMAASPIYQRGQLIQFGFTNSHPDFTKGGDYLWSTALSQAEEQPLLARYAVKELGFKRIAVLYLNTDWGRTSKDIFAKAVAGLGAQVVAAEGYQPAEKDFRSTLVRIGASKPDSIVLISYYADGAQIVRQTRTSGVTLPIAAVGSVYSPKFLELGGAAVDGVYTESNFFPAEPRPEVQAFVQRYRAKFHTDPDSFVARAYDALILSAEVLRRYGTTRQAAHDGFAKVSDVPSVIFGKVRFDPQTRRVAGARTVYLVVKQGQWALWDGAKPQLAAR from the coding sequence ATGAACGTTTCGGGGAACGACGCGCGCGGCGCATGGCGGCGCGTGCTGGGCACGGTGGCGGCGCTCGCCGCCGCATGGGGCTTGTCGACGGGCGGCGTGCTCGCGGCGGGCGTGTCGGGCGAGCCGGTGGTGGTCGGCGTGAGCGGGCCGCTCACGGGCCAGGACGCGCAGTACGGCGAGCAATGGAAGCGCGGCTTCGATCTCGCGCTCGACGAGATCAACGGCAGCGGCGGCATTCACGGCCGGCCGCTCGCGGTCGACTTCCAGGACAGCCGCAGCGATCCGCGCCAGGCCGTGGCGATCGCGCAGAAGTTCGTCGCCGATCCGCGCATCGCAATCGAGCTCGGCGATTTCTCCAGCGCGACGTCGATGGCCGCTTCGCCGATCTACCAGCGCGGGCAATTGATCCAGTTCGGCTTCACGAACTCGCATCCGGATTTCACGAAGGGCGGCGATTACCTGTGGAGCACCGCGCTGAGCCAGGCCGAGGAGCAGCCGCTGCTCGCGCGCTACGCGGTGAAGGAACTCGGCTTCAAGCGGATCGCGGTGCTGTACCTGAACACCGACTGGGGCCGCACCAGCAAGGACATCTTCGCGAAAGCGGTGGCCGGGCTCGGCGCGCAGGTCGTCGCGGCCGAGGGCTACCAGCCGGCGGAGAAGGACTTCCGCTCGACGCTCGTGCGGATCGGCGCATCGAAACCCGATTCGATCGTGCTGATCTCGTACTACGCGGACGGCGCGCAGATCGTGCGGCAGACGCGCACGTCGGGCGTCACGCTGCCGATCGCGGCGGTCGGCTCCGTGTATTCGCCGAAATTCCTCGAACTGGGCGGCGCGGCCGTCGACGGCGTCTATACGGAATCGAACTTCTTCCCGGCCGAGCCGCGTCCCGAGGTGCAGGCGTTCGTGCAGCGCTATCGCGCGAAATTCCACACCGATCCCGATTCGTTCGTCGCGCGCGCATACGACGCGCTGATCCTGTCGGCCGAGGTGCTGCGCCGCTACGGCACGACGCGCCAGGCCGCGCACGACGGCTTCGCGAAGGTAAGCGACGTGCCGAGCGTGATCTTCGGCAAGGTGCGCTTCGATCCGCAGACGCGCCGCGTCGCGGGCGCGCGCACCGTGTACCTGGTCGTGAAGCAGGGGCAGTGGGCGCTGTGGGATGGCGCGAAGCCGCAGCTCGCCGCGCGCTGA
- a CDS encoding LysR family transcriptional regulator — MELHQLEAFSAVMSAGSVTGAGELLGRSQPAVTRQIQELEADLGYALFDRHGPRVTPTRRAFLLYEEVERSLVGLRAIEARARALGDETAEPVRIAATPSLAATLVPAALAALPDSAHAPHYQLRSESAEHVVHEVLAGTADVGVVTLPMAHAGLDVHWIAQTPCVAVLPAGDPLAAKPRIALRDLARRRIVTVANRHRLRQRIDAAFAAARVDARVFIETNASLNAVMAARAGIGIGIVDPATGVALPVDGVVTRPLDVDIPFAFGVATPAGKARSAAVDALLDALHRTTCALLDDVVFHDAAAHDALLRGDRLRSERAPRPPRTTRSRRTRQEAA, encoded by the coding sequence ATGGAGCTGCATCAACTCGAAGCCTTTTCCGCGGTCATGTCGGCCGGCAGCGTGACCGGCGCCGGCGAACTGCTCGGCCGCTCGCAACCGGCCGTCACGCGCCAGATCCAGGAGCTCGAAGCCGATCTCGGCTACGCGCTGTTCGACCGGCACGGCCCGCGCGTCACGCCGACGCGGCGCGCGTTCCTGCTGTACGAGGAAGTCGAGCGCTCGCTGGTCGGCCTGCGCGCGATCGAGGCACGGGCACGCGCGCTCGGCGACGAAACGGCCGAACCCGTGCGCATCGCGGCGACGCCGTCGCTCGCGGCCACGCTCGTGCCGGCCGCGCTCGCCGCGCTGCCCGACAGCGCGCACGCGCCGCACTACCAGTTGCGCAGCGAATCGGCCGAGCATGTCGTGCACGAGGTGCTGGCCGGCACGGCCGACGTCGGCGTCGTCACGTTGCCGATGGCGCACGCAGGGCTCGACGTGCACTGGATCGCGCAGACGCCATGCGTCGCCGTGCTGCCCGCCGGCGATCCGCTCGCGGCGAAGCCGCGCATCGCGCTGCGCGATCTCGCGCGCCGCCGCATCGTGACGGTCGCGAACCGGCACCGGCTGCGCCAGCGGATCGATGCGGCGTTCGCGGCCGCGCGCGTCGACGCGCGCGTGTTCATCGAAACCAATGCGTCGCTGAATGCGGTGATGGCCGCGCGCGCGGGCATCGGGATCGGCATCGTCGATCCGGCGACGGGCGTCGCGCTGCCGGTCGACGGCGTCGTCACGCGCCCGCTCGACGTCGACATCCCGTTCGCGTTCGGCGTCGCGACGCCGGCCGGCAAGGCGCGCTCCGCGGCCGTCGATGCGCTGCTCGACGCGCTGCACCGCACGACGTGCGCACTGCTCGACGACGTGGTCTTTCACGACGCCGCCGCGCACGACGCGCTGCTGCGCGGCGACCGGCTGCGCAGCGAGCGAGCGCCGCGTCCGCCTCGCACGACACGTTCGCGCCGCACCCGCCAGGAGGCCGCATGA
- a CDS encoding NAD(P)-binding domain-containing protein, protein MTTPLDALDALEARLAQDLRWLDLPAPSWVPQREADGARVLDVAIVGGGMAGLAASAELRLLGIDNQCVIDRAPADYEGPWVTFARMDTLRSPKQLAGPALGLPALTFRAWFEAQYGRAAWDALYKIPRTQWMDYLRWYRRVLDLQVRNDTTLVALRPRDDGLLALDVRGNGEAQTLLARHVVLATGRDGLGGPYVPPVAQRAPRMRWAHSSEPIDFAALAGKRVGVVGAGASAFDNAGTALEAGAARVDLFFRRADIPRINKLTGIGSPGLVHGYADLDDATKWRFMHYALTSQTPPPRDSVLRVSRHAHAQFHAGSPIETLAERADGLDVTTPRGRYTVDFLIFATGFHSDWTTRAEFASFGSHVRRWKDRYRPEPDRWLDELAESPDLGPAFAFQEREPGACPAVTQIHCFNHAASLSHGKLSGDIPAISAGAKRLARGIASRLFDADRDRHYDALVAYANAELQGDEWRDADA, encoded by the coding sequence ATGACGACACCGCTCGACGCACTCGACGCACTCGAGGCACGGCTCGCGCAAGACCTGCGCTGGCTCGACCTGCCCGCGCCGTCGTGGGTGCCGCAGCGCGAGGCCGACGGCGCGCGCGTGCTCGACGTCGCGATCGTCGGCGGCGGCATGGCGGGGCTCGCGGCTTCCGCCGAACTGCGCCTGCTCGGCATCGACAACCAGTGCGTGATCGACCGCGCGCCGGCCGACTACGAAGGGCCGTGGGTCACGTTCGCGCGGATGGACACGCTGCGCTCGCCGAAGCAGCTCGCGGGCCCGGCCCTCGGCCTGCCCGCGCTGACGTTCCGCGCATGGTTCGAGGCGCAGTACGGCCGCGCCGCGTGGGACGCGCTCTACAAGATTCCGCGTACGCAATGGATGGATTACCTGCGCTGGTATCGGCGCGTGCTCGACCTGCAGGTGCGCAACGACACCACGCTCGTCGCGCTGCGCCCGCGCGACGACGGCCTGCTCGCGCTCGACGTGCGCGGCAACGGCGAAGCCCAGACCCTGCTCGCGCGGCACGTCGTGCTCGCGACCGGCCGCGACGGTCTCGGCGGCCCGTACGTGCCGCCTGTCGCGCAACGCGCACCGCGCATGCGCTGGGCCCATTCGTCCGAGCCGATCGATTTCGCGGCGCTCGCGGGCAAGCGCGTCGGCGTGGTCGGTGCGGGCGCATCCGCGTTCGACAATGCGGGTACCGCGCTCGAAGCCGGCGCCGCGCGCGTCGACCTGTTCTTCCGCCGCGCGGACATTCCGCGCATCAACAAGCTGACCGGCATCGGCAGCCCGGGCCTCGTGCACGGCTACGCCGATCTCGACGACGCGACGAAGTGGCGTTTCATGCACTACGCGTTGACGTCGCAGACGCCACCGCCGCGCGACAGCGTGCTGCGCGTGTCGCGCCACGCGCACGCGCAGTTTCATGCGGGCAGCCCGATCGAGACGCTCGCCGAACGTGCGGACGGCCTCGACGTGACGACGCCGCGCGGACGCTACACCGTCGACTTCCTGATCTTCGCGACGGGCTTTCATTCGGACTGGACGACGCGCGCGGAATTCGCGTCGTTCGGCTCGCACGTGCGGCGCTGGAAGGATCGCTATCGACCGGAACCTGACAGGTGGCTCGACGAGCTCGCCGAGTCGCCCGATCTCGGCCCCGCGTTCGCGTTCCAGGAACGCGAGCCCGGGGCGTGCCCGGCCGTCACGCAGATCCATTGCTTCAACCATGCGGCGAGCCTGAGCCACGGCAAGCTGTCCGGCGATATCCCGGCCATCAGCGCGGGCGCGAAACGGCTGGCGCGTGGCATCGCGAGCCGGCTGTTCGACGCCGACCGCGATCGCCATTACGACGCACTCGTCGCGTACGCGAATGCCGAGTTGCAAGGCGACGAATGGCGCGACGCGGATGCATGA
- a CDS encoding CMD domain-containing protein has translation MTESITPAAAPDTIDAVAGLRDGDTVTALRRARDKVLLHTRLSEAALFDPALPDLSLVERLHAARYVAQRSNAHALASTYRTRLLDAGGTAEEIARADADAFDALAPRLGAILAHARLLAQAPVDARASHLDALKSAGLTTPAIVALSQLVAFVAYQLRVAVAAQALQARAAPEAA, from the coding sequence ATGACTGAATCAATCACGCCGGCCGCCGCGCCGGACACGATCGACGCGGTGGCCGGCCTGCGCGACGGCGATACGGTGACCGCGCTGCGCCGTGCGCGCGACAAGGTGCTGCTGCATACGCGGCTGAGCGAAGCCGCGTTGTTCGATCCGGCGTTGCCCGATCTTTCGTTGGTCGAAAGACTGCATGCCGCACGATACGTCGCGCAACGATCGAACGCACACGCACTGGCCTCGACGTATCGCACGCGGCTGCTCGACGCCGGCGGCACCGCCGAGGAAATCGCGCGCGCCGACGCCGATGCGTTCGACGCGCTTGCCCCGCGCCTCGGCGCGATCCTCGCTCATGCGCGGCTGTTGGCACAGGCGCCCGTCGACGCACGCGCGTCCCATCTCGATGCGCTGAAGTCGGCCGGACTCACGACACCGGCGATCGTCGCGCTGTCGCAGCTCGTTGCATTCGTCGCGTATCAGTTGCGCGTCGCGGTTGCCGCGCAAGCGCTTCAGGCACGTGCTGCGCCGGAGGCCGCATGA
- a CDS encoding peroxidase-related enzyme (This protein belongs to a clade of uncharacterized proteins related to peroxidases such as the alkylhydroperoxidase AhpD.), with product MTTAAHGFTSDTLGWRAWLDTVSLDAATPDQLAVLEASHPHAKTSDYYLLLVHLPEILRQRSGVFNAIMYGPGGLSRAERELASTAVSRVNGCVYCASVHAQRFAQLAKRTDAIEQVFDDPATAGTTARERAIVRYAIALTGRPDTVDADDIAALEAEGLTHEDILDLSHAVAIFAWANRLMLTLGEPVFPEPAANA from the coding sequence ATGACGACCGCCGCTCACGGCTTCACGTCCGACACGCTCGGCTGGCGCGCATGGCTGGATACGGTTTCGCTCGATGCCGCGACGCCCGATCAGCTTGCGGTGCTCGAAGCAAGCCACCCGCATGCGAAAACATCCGACTACTACCTGCTGCTCGTCCACCTGCCCGAAATCCTGCGGCAGCGCTCGGGCGTATTCAACGCGATCATGTACGGCCCGGGCGGGCTGTCGCGTGCGGAGCGCGAACTCGCCAGCACGGCCGTGTCGCGCGTGAACGGCTGCGTGTATTGCGCGTCGGTGCATGCGCAGCGCTTCGCGCAGCTCGCGAAACGCACCGATGCAATCGAGCAGGTGTTCGACGATCCGGCGACGGCCGGCACGACGGCACGCGAACGCGCGATCGTGCGCTATGCGATCGCGCTGACCGGGCGGCCCGATACGGTCGATGCGGACGATATCGCCGCGCTCGAAGCCGAAGGGCTGACGCATGAGGACATTCTCGACCTGTCGCACGCGGTCGCGATCTTCGCGTGGGCGAACCGGTTGATGCTGACGCTGGGGGAGCCGGTGTTTCCCGAGCCGGCGGCCAACGCCTGA
- a CDS encoding Lrp/AsnC family transcriptional regulator translates to MITLDDVDRQLIALLRDNARLPVVALAKELRVARATVQNRLTRLEKNGVIVGYTVRLKPAAERHRIRALMSIAVQGNRGAEVVKVLRGHPNVASIHSTNGRWDLVAELHADSLEHFDRVLGAIRLIDGIASTETSILLSTHKA, encoded by the coding sequence ATGATCACGCTCGACGACGTCGACCGGCAGCTCATCGCGCTGCTGCGCGACAACGCGCGACTGCCCGTCGTCGCGCTGGCGAAGGAATTGCGCGTCGCGCGCGCAACCGTGCAGAACCGGCTGACGCGGCTGGAGAAAAACGGCGTGATCGTCGGTTATACGGTGCGGCTCAAGCCGGCGGCCGAACGGCACCGGATCCGCGCGCTGATGTCGATCGCGGTGCAGGGCAATCGCGGGGCCGAGGTGGTGAAGGTGCTGCGCGGGCATCCGAACGTCGCGTCGATCCACAGCACCAACGGCCGCTGGGATCTCGTCGCCGAGCTGCATGCCGATTCGCTCGAGCATTTCGATCGCGTGCTCGGTGCGATCCGGTTGATCGACGGTATTGCGAGTACCGAGACGAGTATTTTGTTGTCGACGCACAAGGCGTAA
- a CDS encoding ornithine cyclodeaminase, with product MTRFLDVPATARLIATTGVTTFLRELVDTLRADYLHWADFDKSPRVACHSRDGVIELMPVANASLFAFKYVNGHPVNAARGMHTVMAFGALAEVDTGYPLLLAELTLTTALRTAATSVLAAQVLARPDSRTMALIGNGAQSEFQAIAFHTLLGIDEIRVFDVDPLATDKLVQNLAAYPELRVVRAASTADAVRGADIVTTVTADKAYATIVTADMVEPGMHLNAVGGDCPGKTELEAGVLHAGRVFVEFEPQSRVEGEIQQMPADFPVTELWRVLQGETTGRERADEVTVFDSVGFALEDYSALRYLYALAQQHNAGVEIALIPPAVDPKNLFALIDDPAAIAQGHAAFVTEAVAAFAR from the coding sequence ATGACTCGCTTCCTCGACGTTCCCGCCACCGCTCGCCTGATCGCCACAACCGGCGTCACGACGTTCCTGCGCGAACTCGTCGACACGCTGCGCGCCGATTACCTGCACTGGGCCGATTTCGACAAGTCGCCGCGCGTCGCGTGCCACTCTCGCGACGGCGTAATCGAGCTGATGCCCGTCGCGAACGCGTCGCTGTTCGCGTTCAAGTACGTGAACGGCCACCCCGTCAATGCCGCACGCGGGATGCACACGGTGATGGCATTCGGCGCGCTCGCCGAAGTCGATACCGGCTACCCGCTGCTGCTCGCCGAACTTACGCTGACGACCGCGCTGCGCACGGCCGCCACGTCGGTGCTCGCCGCGCAGGTGCTCGCGCGGCCCGACTCGCGCACGATGGCGCTGATCGGCAACGGCGCGCAGAGCGAATTCCAGGCGATCGCGTTCCACACGCTGCTCGGCATCGACGAAATCCGCGTATTCGACGTCGATCCGCTCGCGACCGACAAGCTCGTGCAAAACCTCGCCGCGTATCCCGAGTTGCGCGTCGTGCGCGCCGCGTCGACCGCCGATGCCGTGCGCGGCGCCGACATCGTGACGACCGTCACTGCCGACAAGGCGTACGCGACGATCGTCACGGCCGACATGGTCGAGCCCGGCATGCACCTGAACGCGGTCGGCGGCGATTGCCCCGGCAAGACCGAGCTCGAAGCGGGCGTGCTGCACGCGGGCCGCGTGTTCGTCGAATTCGAGCCGCAGTCGCGCGTCGAGGGCGAGATCCAGCAGATGCCGGCAGACTTCCCCGTCACCGAGCTGTGGCGCGTGCTGCAGGGCGAAACGACCGGCCGCGAACGCGCGGACGAAGTCACGGTGTTCGACTCGGTCGGCTTCGCGCTCGAGGATTATTCGGCGCTGCGCTACCTGTACGCACTCGCGCAGCAGCACAACGCGGGGGTCGAGATCGCGCTGATTCCGCCGGCCGTCGACCCGAAGAACCTGTTCGCGCTGATCGACGACCCGGCTGCGATCGCGCAAGGTCACGCGGCGTTCGTGACCGAAGCCGTCGCCGCGTTCGCGCGCTGA